One Fusarium poae strain DAOMC 252244 chromosome 4, whole genome shotgun sequence DNA window includes the following coding sequences:
- a CDS encoding hypothetical protein (BUSCO:16980at5125), translating to MISSLSIEEFLQPLSVDIDKIEQLSQQFLETFEKLASDSENQFLPTPISEAILRPEAKRRQGRHLAIDIGGTNLRVGFVQLGNEAPSSATSDQINGHIDNRRPDEGAATRQVRRLLEKSWPIDEHLKNENPDSLFLWIGNCIAEVVQDGCKTLQLEANKPMPLGVTFSFPMVQHSISQATLMPMGKGFAISSDQDLGGRLTDGYNRAKSPELPPIRVEAIANDSVSTLVSFIFNFDEALGRRACMGLILGTGCNATIPLKLSQLNPSKRPPSVVARPAEQAEDVKIAINTEWSINGTSPPLYEVGLVTKWDRVLDQQGELNSFQPLEYLTSGRYLGELGRIMLVDYLTGHLGIAAGTLPKALLQRHNLTTTYLSHFKPLQPSALMTSLQQEFPESSGSPPFTWTEEIATALYRIAKAIEVRAAAIVAAATLALLTLAGDIPKDGAHALDRDCELGVGYTGGCIVHFQDYLQDCQDFLDQLLIKQFGDKSPLRVVLSPCHDGGVTGAGILVAAASQSGTIKK from the exons ATGATTTCCTCTCTATCGATCGAGGAGTTCTTACAACCCTTATCTGTCGACATCGACAAGATCGAACAACTATCTCAGCAATTTCTTGAAACGTTTGAGAAGCTTGCCAGTGACTCCGAGAACCAGTTCCTACCAACTCCTATTTCTGAAGCTATTCTACGACCCGAGGCTAAACGAAGACAAGGACG TCATCTGGCCATTGACAT AGGAGGCACTAATTTGAGAGTGGGTTTTGTCCAACTCGGTAACGAAGCCCCGTCATCTGCTACGTCTGACCAAATCAATGGCCATATTGACAACAGACGACCTGACGAGGGCGCTGCTACAAGACAAGTCAGGAGACTTTTGGAGAAATCATGGCCCATCGACGAGCACCTGAAGAACGAAAACCCCGACAGCCTCTTTCTATGGATCGGTAACTGTATCGCCGAAGTCGTTCAAGATGGATGTAAGACGCTGCAACTCGAGGCCAACAAGCCAATGCCACTTGGAGTAACCTTTAGCTTTCCTATGGTACAGCACTCGATCTCTCAGGCTACACTCATGCCCATGGGGAAAGGTTTCGCCATATCCTCCGATCAGGACCTGGGTGGCCGACTCACTGATGGCTACAACCGTGCAAAGTCACCAGAGCTACCACCTATTCGCGTTGAAGCAATTGCCAACGACTCGGTGTCAACACTGGTATCCTTCATATTTAACTTTGATGAAGCCTTGGGCCGGCGAGCCTGTATGGGCCTGATTCTAGGTACAGGCTGTAACGCTACAATTCCCCTAAAGTTGAGCCAACTCAACCCATCCAAGCGCCCACCCAGTGTTGTTGCCCGACCAGCGGAACAGGCAGAGGATGTCAAGATCGCAATCAACACCGAATGGAGCATCAATGGCACCTCGCCCCCATTGTACGAGGTTGGATTAGTGACAAAATGGGACAGGGTACTCGATCAACAAGGCGAGTTGAACAGCTTCCAACCATTGGAGTACCTAACTTCCGGTCGATATCTGGGCGAACTAGGACGAATCATGTTGGTTGACTATTTGACGGGACACTTGGGCATTGCTGCAGGAACGTTACCAAAGGCGTTGCTACAGCGGCACAACCTTACGACAACTTATTTGAGTCACTTTAAGCCTCTCCAGCCATCGGCTCTCATGACTAGTCTACAACAAGAATTCCCCGAATCGTCAGGGTCGCCGCCATTTACGTGGACTGAAGAAATCGCTACTGCGCTGTACCGTATTGCCAAAGCCATCGAAGTTCGAGCAGCTGCTATCGTAGCGGCAGCTACGTTGGCGTTGTTGACTCTGGCTGGTGATATCCCAAAGGACGGAGCACATGCATTGGATCGTGATTGCGAACTCGGTGTAGGCTACACAGGAGGATGCATTGTCCATTTTCAAGACTATCTGCAGGACTGTCAGGACTTTCTCGACCAGCTTTTAATTAAGCAGTTCGGCGACAAGAGCCCACTGCGAGTCGTACTGAGCCCGTGTCACGACGGAGGCGTCACAGGAGCAGGCATACTTGTGGCTGCGGCATCGCAGAGCGGGACGATAAAGAAGTAG
- a CDS encoding hypothetical protein (BUSCO:52217at5125), with protein MTVAGAAGRTIKFGPFEVTNQVFLSTPHSFALVNLKPLIPGHVLVCPHKPHKRLTDLTPAETADLFTTVQLTQRLIARAHFRTPEPESGSFSIAVQDGADAGQTVPHVHVHVVPRTAGDMETTDAVYVKLAGEEGNVGGALWDREMDARPQPGGGMNRVDDEDREPRSVKEMMDETEKYKAMLREMGIESPWKRLFEEMITDFKL; from the exons ATGACTGTCGCCGGAGCAGCCGGTCGAACCATCAAATTCGGACCATTCGAGGTGACAAATCAG GTCTTcctctcaacaccacactCCTTCGCCCTGGTCAATCTCAAGCCTCTCATTCCCGGGCACGTCCTCGTATGTCCGCATAAGCCACACAAACGTCTTACGGACTTGACTCCTGCCGAGACGGCAGATCTGTTTACTACGGTGCAGCTCACGCAGCGCCTTATTGCGCGCGCACACTTCCGCACCCCCGAGCCTGAGTCCGGGAGCTTCTCGATTGCCGTACAAGACGGCGCCGACGCAGGCCAGACGGTACCGCACGTGCATGTTCACGTTGTCCCGCGGACTGCAGGGGATATGGAAACTACGGACGCCGTGTATGTTAAACTCGCAGGTGAGGAAGGTAATGTTGGTGGAGCGTTGTGGGATCGCGAGATGGATGCCAGACCGCAGCCAGGCGGAGGAATGAACCGAGTCGACGATGAAGATCGTGAGCCGAGGAGTGTAAAAGAAATGATGGACGAAACGGAGAAGTACAAGGCGATGTTGAGGGAGATGGGAATCGAGTCACCGTGGAAGAGATTGTTTGAGGAGATGATTACAGATTTCAAATTATGA
- a CDS encoding hypothetical protein (TransMembrane:13 (i146-168o183-202i214-233o239-260i304-322o342-362i374-392o412-436i448-471o477-496i503-529o549-570i610-633o)) has protein sequence MSPQKTSPVSDVPTPRPVPVPIRTSSRGSESDQDVVDPAAYEALSRSFTTGAHFLQPESLESAMLRPSSYKASHYLHRGVDEEDQGAVTEGDDESEISTDLDDEGPNEETPLVRHQSRRLSLTGRSTASADIAPSPFLNNTSPTRFWFIFSQILAAYFISCFDGTIMASSHPVVSSYFNASNSASWFSTAFLLTSSAFQPLLGRLSDALGRKPLFVGAMGIFAASITWSSLAGSIESFIISRAFCGIGAGGVMTLGSIIVSDLVPIENRGAYQSYINMNYGVGSSLGAATGGAIADSLGWRWEFGIQVPPLLICMIVAWIAIPDDLGIQGQKKSVWQALKEFDFRGSLLLTTAITSVILGLTLGGNVMPWSHPIVIASLVLFAITFPLFIWVESWVHKPIMPLHLLYQAPRANLVASNAIAALIANSILFNIPLYFQAVLLTTATSSGLRLIIPTIAASATGTFTGFAVTYTGRLKWPVQIGTICTLVGTVGLASLQRDLPSWVYLFILMPSSIGQGFQFPGTFMAILAASDQSEQAVVTSTLMLWRSLGQVLGVASSSLVVQNALLHYLRQFVTGEDRDEVIRRVRESVEEIIKLEPKYREQVILSYEAALRLTFICCIVVALASALIVIPIKLPRLGGANFSAMH, from the exons ATGAGTCCGCAAAAGACGAGTCCGGTCTCGGATGTCCCCACTCCCCGTCCAGTGCCAGTTCCCATTCGGACCAGTTCTCGTGGGAGTGAAAGTGACCAAGATGTCGTTGATCCAGCAGCATATGAGGCTCTATCAAGGTCTTTCACTACTGGTGCTCACTTTTTGCAGCCTGAGTCGTTGGAGAGTGCTATGCTAAGACCTTCGTCTTACAAGGCTAGCCATTACCTTCATCGTGGTGTAGACGAGGAGGACCAGGGAGCTGTGACCGAAGGCGACGACGAGAGTGAGATTTCGACAGATTTAGACGACGAGGGGCCTAACGAAGAGACTCCTCTTGTTCGCCACCAAAGCCGTCGTCTTTCTCTTACGGGAAGGTCAACTGCCTCGGCTGACATTGCGCCCTCGccatttttaaataatacttcGCCTACCCGTTTCTGGTTTATATTCTCCCAGATTCTGGCTGCTTATTTTATTTCATGCTTTGATGGAACTATTATGGCCAGCTCCCATCCCGTTGTGTCATCTTATTTCAATGCATCCAATTCTGCTTCATGGTTCTCCACCGCCTTCCTCCTGACATCCTCCGCCTTCCAGCCCCTCCTAGGTCGTCTCTCTGATGCCTTGGGCCGAAAGCCGTTATTTGTGGGAGCTATGGGTATATTCGCAGCTTCGATTACTTGGTCTTCTCTCGCTGGTAGTATCGAGAGCTTCATTATTAGCCGAGCCTTTTGTGGAATCGGTGCTGGAGGTGTGATGACCCTAGGTTCCATCATCGTATCCGACTTGGTTCCCATTGAAAATCGCGGTGCATACCAGTCATATATTAACATGAACTATGGCGTGGGATCTTCCCTGGGCGCCGCTACTGGAGGTGCCATTGCAGACTCCCTTGGCTGGAGATGGGAGTTCGGTATCCAGGTCCCGCCTCTTCTGATATGCATGATTGTTGCGTGGATCGCTATTCCGGATGACTTGGGCATTCAGGGACAGAAAAAGAGTGTGTGGCAAGCTCTCAAGGAGTTTGACTTTCGCGGCTCTTTGCTTTTGACTACAGCAATCACATCTGTAATTTTGGGCTTG ACTCTTGGGGGCAACGTTATGCCAT GGTCACATCCCATTGTCATCGCGAGTCTTGTTCTCTTCGCCATTACGTTCCCTTTATTTATCTGGGTTGAGTCGTGGGTTCATAAACCCATTATGCCTCTGCATCTTCTTTACCAGGCTCCCAGAGCCAACCTCGTTGCCTCGAACGCAATTGCTGCTCTCATTGCAAATTCTATCCTATTTAACAT ACCTCTGTATTTTCAAGCAGTTCTTCTCACTACTGCCACATCCTCTGGACTACGACTTATCATACCAACCATTGCTGCCTCTGCGACAGGCACGTTCACAGGGTTTGCTGTCACGTATACAGGAAGGTTGAAATGGCCTGTTCAAATCGGCACCATTTGCACCCTTGTCGGCACCGTTGGCCTTGCATCACTTCAACGCGACTTGCCCTCGTGGGTCTACCTCTTCATTCTGATGCCCTCATCGATCGGCCAAGGCTTTCAATTTCCTGGAACATTCATGGCCATCCTTGCGGCATCTGATCAATCTGAACAAGCCGTCGTAACAAGCACCCTCATGCTTTGGCGCAGCCTAGGTCAAGTTTTGGGTGTGGCGAGTAGCTCGCTTGTTGTTCAGAATGCGCTACTTCATTACTTGAGACAGTTCGTGACAGGCGAAGACCGTGACGAGGTTATCCGCCGGGTAAGAGAATCGGTCGAGgagatcatcaagcttgagcCCAAGTACCGTGAACAGGTCATCCTGAGCTACGAAGCCGCCCTGCGACTCACGTTCATCTGCTGCATCGTTGTGGCGTTGGCGTCTGCCCTGATTGTCATACCCATAAAGCTGCCGAGACTGGGG GgagccaacttttctgctatgCACTAG
- the CEF1 gene encoding Pre-mRNA-splicing factor cef1 (BUSCO:10999at5125): MPVVKGGVWTNIEDEILKASVSKYGLNQWARVSSLLARKTPKQCKARWNEWLDPSIKKIEWSKDEDERLLHLAKIMPTQWRTIAPIVGRTANQCLERYQKLLDEAEAKESSSLGLAGPSGGETQAPSADDVRRLRPGEMDPDPETKPARPDTIDLDEDEKEMLSEARARLANTQGKKAKRKARERQQEESRRLAALQKRRELKTAGINIKVTSRKKGEMDYNADIPFERKALPGFYDTSEEQAQNEAQRAAFDPRKQQLANKRKGEGEEDNDRKRKKTEKDGASESHKAALKAGQLQKLREAEQSSKRRSLVLPSPQVSESELEDIVKMGRMGEAANLRARESENDATRGLVNTYSTLDSATPIRTPRAPEQEDHIANEIRNIRALNDTKSALLGGENTPLHEGASSTGFDGIAPRKQTISTPNPLATPMRGDNVAATPGRPGQTPMRTPRDTLSLNQDGGISMVSATPRDMRMRDLALRNQLKSGLASLPKPKDTEWEFDIPNEEKERMQVDEMTEEDAAERDRREQERRQVEEALEFRRRTQVMQKNLPRPAQVGLSNLMKQASSITDVAEYLIAKESASLMANDAMRYPVPGGQVSGTPKPLQQFSDDALSEARLLIMSETKPLPKFESIQTAFEGRASSSLLLGLGCYNDDDEEEQGVAMKQAFDAVQDDIMATAEAGAKLEKKLSLHLGGYQKRQKMLRDKMGDASDALEKARVALVGFKTLAISEDVAIERRLGALREEVGFVNRREREAQENYRKAKEELDTLMATGVNGVH; encoded by the exons ATGCCCGTCGTCAAAGGAGGTGTTTGGACCAACATCGAGGATGAAATCCTCAAGGCTTCCGTCTCCAAATATGGACTTAACCAATGGGCGCGTGTCTCGTCGCTGCTGGCGCGCAAGACCCCCAAGCAGTGCAAGGCTCGATGGAATGAATGGCTCGATCCTAGCATCAAGAAAATCGAATGGAGCAAGGACGAAGATGAGCGACTCTTGCATCTTGCCAAGATTATGCCTACTCAATGGCGCACAATTGCCCCCATAGTTGGTCGAACTGCGAACCAGTGCCTCGAACGATACCAAAAGCTCCTTGACGAAGCTGAAGCCAAAGAATCATCTAGCCTTGGCCTGGCAGGCCCTTCAGGTGGCGAAACACAAGCACCCAGTGCTGATGATGTACGAAGATTACGGCCCGGCGAGATGGATCCCGATCCCGAGACGAAGCCTGCGCGACCCGATACAATCGATCTAGACGAAGACGAAAAGGAGATGCTGAGCGAGGCTCGTGCTCGCTTGGCCAATACGCAGGGTAAAAAGGCAAAGAGAAAGGCTCGAGAGCGCCAGCAAGAAGAGTCGCGCCGTCTTGCTGCGTTGCAAAAGCGACGAGAACTCAAGACTGCTGGCATTAATATCAAAGTTACGAGCAGGAAGAAGGGTGAGATGGACTATAATGCTGATATTCCCTTTGAGAGGAAGGCATTGCCTGGCTTTTACGATACATCAGAGGAGCAGGCACAAAACGAGGCGCAACGCGCAGCCTTTGATCCTCGAAAGCAACAGTTAGCCAACAAACGAAAGGGCGAGGGTGAGGAGGACAACGACCGGAAGCGGAAGAAGACCGAGAAGGATGGGGCTTCGGAATCACACAAGGCCGCCCTGAAGGCTGGTCAGTTACAAAAGCTTCGAGAGGCTGAACAGAGCAGCAAGCGCCGCTCGTTGGTCTTGCCTTCCCCTCAAGTCAGCGAGAGTGAGTTGGAGGATATCGTCAAAATGGGCAGGATGGGTGAGGCTGCCAATTTGAGAGCCAGAGAGAGCGAAAACGATGCCACTCGTGGACTGGTCAACACATATTCTACCCTTGACTCAGCTACCCCTATCCGCACACCAAGGGCTCCTGAGCAAGAAGATCATATTGCCAACGAAATCAGAAATATTCGAGCACTGAACGACACAAAATCGGCTCTTCTTGGCGGCGAAAACACGCCTCTGCACGAGGGCGCCTCCTCGACTGGCTTTGACGGCATTGCTCCTCGAAAACAAACTATCTCTACACCTAACCCATTGGCAACCCCAATGAGGGGCGATAACGTTGCAGCGACACCTGGCCGACCAGGACAAACGCCCATGCGGACTCCTAGAGACACACTATCACTGAACCAAGATGGCGGTATATCCATGGTTTCTGCCACCCCCAGAGATATGAGAATGAGAGATCTGGCTTTGCGCAACCAGCTCAAGTCGGGTCTTGCGTCCCTTCCAAAGCCAAAGGATACTGAGTGGGAATTTGATATCCCTaacgaggagaaggagcgCATGCAGGTCGACGAGATGACGGAAGAAGATGCTGCAGAGCGAGATCGTCGAGAGCAAGAGAGGCGACAAGTAGAGGAAGCCCTCGAATTCCGAAGGCGAACCCAGGTCATGCAGAAAAACCTTCCTAGGCCTGCGCAAGTTGGTCTATCCAACCTGATGAAACAGGCCAGCAGTATCACTGATGTTGCTGAATATCTCATCGCCAAGGAGTCGGCGAGCTTAATGGCCAACGATGCCATGAGGTACCCCGTCCCTGGTGGTCAAGTCAGCGGCACTCCTAAGCCACTACAACAGTTCAGCGACGATGCCCTTTCCGAGGCTCGTTTGTTGATTATGTCCGAAACGAAGCCCCTCCCCAAATTCGAATCTATTCAGACCGCCTTTGAAGGTCGCGCAAGCAGCTCATTGCTTTTGGGTCTAGGATGCTacaatgacgatgacgaggaagaacAAGGGGTAGCCATGAAGCAAGCATTCGAC GCTGTTCAAGACGATATCATGGCCACCGCCGAGGCAGGAGCTaagcttgagaagaagctatctcttcatcttggtGGGTACCAGAAGCGACAGAAGATGCTCCGCGACAAGATGGGCGATGCGTCCGATGCATTGGAGAAGGCACGTGTTGCTCTGGTTGGTTTCAAGACACTCGCCATTTCAGAGGACGTCGCTATTGAACGACGTCTAGGCGCACTACGTGAGGAGGTTGGCTTTGTCAACCGACGTGAGAGAGAAGCACAGGAAAATTACAGAAAGGCCAAGGAAGAGCTGGACACGCTTATGGCAACAGGAGTAAACGGAGTGCATTAA
- a CDS encoding hypothetical protein (TransMembrane:12 (i59-78o129-148i160-181o187-208i229-249o255-277i346-368o380-400i429-448o454-475i487-513o519-539i)~BUSCO:17423at5125), translating to MAKNDSIHEEETAIANEATHLLPSSSASQDGISETSSTTPAWDGLKDFEGLPWWRQPSVYWLLGPYVIFTLAFGGVVVPKLDLILDLVCRQYFADQHSRNPDKVFMPVLLGTDNPQCQIPEVSANSAKFLLVMGLFTGVLSAFVTPKIGHLSDRYGRTRLMALASVGGVLNEFITILVARYPDNIDYRWLLLGSIFDGMTGSFTTGSIMSQSYASDCTPPSKRAVSMGYMHACLFAGLAFGPLLGGYFVKWTGSLLSIFYVVMGCHIAFMLFVWLVVPESLSGRRQLIAREKHEKEKEMRSQTSSSWTATLQNANPFAPLKILRPTGPGTSPALRRNLIALAIDDTIILGASMSAGAVIVLYCGLIWHWDTLEKSKFVSLISFVRVVILMGIFPIVNYFGRTRPAARRRRESGAVAVEKNNGADELDILVLRVALVSDVVGSLGYVFARSSGVFVASGMVTALGGLGSATGQAIITKHVPSERVGQLLGAIGMLHALARVFGPVLFNGVYALTAGRFDQAIFVLLASFFGIALVMSFTIKPHVMWEDEPEEERQQLYPTNEALASSSDQVPIDEEDQLRIQ from the exons ATGGCAAAGAACGACAGTATTCACGAGGAAGAGACCGCGATTGCGAACGAAGCAACACACTTGCTGCCCAGCAGCTCAGCCTCTCAAGATGGAATCAGTGAAACATCATCAACCACTCCCGCTTGGGACGGCTTGAAGGACTTTGAAGGACTGCCCTGGTGGCGTCAACCCTCG GTCTACTGGCTTCTTGGTCCATATGTTATCTTCACACTTGCTTTTGGAGGTGTGGTAGTTCCCAAACTTGACTT GATCCTTGATCTCGTCTGCAGACAATATTTCGCAGACCAACATAGTCGCAATCCGGACAAAGTGTTTATGCCTGTCTTACTTGGGACAGACAATCCTCAATGTCAAATTCCAGAGGTCTCCGCGAACTCGGCCAAGTTCCTGTTGGTCATGGGCCTCTTCACTGGTGTTCTGAGTGCGTTTGTCACACCAAAAATTGGCCACTTATCCGACCGATACGGTCGAACACGACTTATGGCTCTTGCGTCCGTAGGTGGAGTCCTGAACGAGTTCATCACTATTCTTGTAGCCCGATACCCCGATAATATTGATTATCGATGGCTACTCCTAGGCAGTATCTTTGATGGCATGACGGGATCTTTCACTACTGGGAGTATCATGTCACAGTCTTATGCAAGTGACTGCACTCCCCCTTCAAAACGCGCCGTGTCTATGGGTTACATGCATGCTTGCCTATTCGCGGGACTTGCTTTTGGTCCCCTTCTCGGCGGCTATTTTGTCAAGTGGACGGGTAGTTTGCTTTCCATTTTTTATGTTGTTATGGGCTGCCATATCGCATTCATGCTGTTCGTTTGGCTCGTCGTCCCCGAATCGCTGTCCGGAAGAAGGCAATTGATCGCTCGCGAGAAGCacgaaaaggaaaaggagatGCGGTCTCAGACTTCATCGTCCTGGACGGCTACGCTCCAAAATGCAAACCCTTTTGCCCCCCTCAAGATTCTCCGTCCTACGGGCCCCGGAACTTCGCCTGCTCTGCGTCGTAACCTCATTGCGCTTGCTATTGATGATACGATCATCTTGGGAGCAAGCATGTCCGCAGGTGCCGTCATTGTTCTCTATTGTGGACTGATATGGCACTGGGATACTTTGGAAAAGTCCAAGTTTGTTTCCCTTATTTCATTTGTTCGCGTTGTGATTCTCATGGGAATCTTCCCCATTGTCAACTATTTTGGTCGTACTCGCCCAGCTGCTCGCCGACGTCGCGAGTCAGGCGCGGTCGCTGTCGAGAAGAATAATGGGGCAGATGAGTTGGATATCCTTGTCCTCAGAGTTGCTCTTGTATCAGATGTTGTCGGATCCCTTGGCTATGTCTTTGCCCGTTCCTCTGGAGTGTTTGTTGCGAGTGGTATGGTTACTGCTCTGGGTGGCCTCGGCAGTGCTACTGGACAAGCTATTATCACCAAGCATGTTCCATCTGAGAGAGTTGGCCAGTTGCTGGGAGCAATCGGCATGTTGCATGCTTTGGCGCGTGTCTTCGGGCCCGTCCTGTTTAACGGCGTGTATGCCTTGACCGCTGGCCGTTTCGACCAGGCCATATTTGTCTTGTTGGCAAGCTTTTTCGGAATTGCACTTGTAATGAGTTTCACGATCAAACCCCATG TCATGTGGGAGGACGAGCCGGAAGAGGAACGGCAGCAACTTTATCCTACAAATGAAGCTCTTGCATCGTCCAGTGATCAGGTTCCTATAGACGAGGAGGATCAGCTCCGCATCCAGTAG